A region from the Candidatus Thiothrix putei genome encodes:
- a CDS encoding nucleotide pyrophosphohydrolase, with protein sequence MLPKDLVDELMHFRAERDWAQFHTPRNLAISLSLEAGEVLELFQWEDRRGTALDHIMPQLRDEVADVATYLTYLCADLGIDLEAAVREKMVQNRRKYPVALAKGSAKKYTELRAGDEA encoded by the coding sequence ATGCTGCCGAAAGACCTTGTGGATGAACTCATGCACTTCCGCGCCGAGCGTGATTGGGCGCAGTTCCACACCCCGCGCAACCTTGCGATTTCGCTCTCTTTAGAGGCGGGCGAGGTGTTGGAATTGTTCCAGTGGGAAGACCGTCGTGGTACGGCGTTGGATCACATTATGCCGCAGTTGCGGGATGAAGTGGCAGATGTGGCGACTTACCTGACGTATTTGTGTGCGGATTTGGGGATTGATCTGGAAGCGGCGGTGCGCGAGAAGATGGTGCAAAATCGGCGTAAATATCCGGTGGCATTGGCGAAAGGGTCGGCGAAGAAATATACCGAATTGCGGGCAGGAGACGAAGCATGA
- a CDS encoding OB-fold nucleic acid binding domain-containing protein: protein MEQDHNFVADGIIVHNSHSAAYALVAFQTAWLKAHHPAAFMAAVMSADMDNTEKVVTLLDDCRQLGLQVLPPDINRSEYQFTVDDQNRIIYGLGAVKGAGEAALSVLVEQRNKNGAFQSLADLCKRAGTQKVNRRVLETLIKSGAFDSLGGTRRAMLEYLPEAMRMAEQYNRNQGTGQTDLFGGLFGGGVAESTPEATMPSREEFPEKERLRLEKETLGLYLTGHPLDEYKEEIAGLGSRKKLVDIAEDDSTKYRREPVMLAGLVTSVRTQYTDNGKRAFVQLDDNTAYYEVMIFTDTFTQYGHLLEKEACIVLEGSLDTDQRTGKTRLRVEKVHDMRSIRENFLRKLVLRLEEQQIQQGILPVLRQYLKPAEVAGTFPIAVEYRNTQAQAEMRLAGQWTVPLDDTGLHDLRQVLGRENVSLVF, encoded by the coding sequence GTGGAGCAGGATCACAATTTTGTTGCGGATGGCATCATCGTCCACAACTCCCATTCCGCCGCCTACGCCCTTGTTGCCTTCCAAACTGCATGGCTAAAAGCCCATCACCCCGCCGCATTCATGGCAGCCGTCATGTCGGCGGATATGGATAACACCGAAAAAGTGGTGACGTTGCTGGATGATTGCCGCCAGCTTGGGCTACAGGTGTTGCCGCCGGACATTAATCGCTCCGAATACCAATTCACGGTGGATGATCAAAACCGCATTATTTACGGGCTGGGGGCAGTGAAAGGCGCGGGTGAAGCCGCCTTGAGTGTGTTGGTGGAACAGCGCAATAAAAACGGGGCATTCCAATCACTGGCGGATCTCTGCAAACGTGCTGGCACACAAAAGGTCAATCGTCGTGTGCTGGAAACCCTGATCAAATCAGGCGCTTTCGACAGCTTGGGCGGGACGCGCCGCGCCATGCTTGAATACTTGCCCGAAGCCATGCGCATGGCAGAACAATACAACCGCAATCAAGGCACGGGGCAAACCGACCTGTTCGGCGGATTATTTGGCGGCGGCGTGGCGGAATCGACCCCAGAGGCGACCATGCCCAGCCGTGAGGAATTTCCTGAAAAAGAACGCTTGCGTTTGGAAAAAGAAACACTGGGTTTGTACCTGACAGGGCATCCACTGGATGAATACAAGGAGGAAATTGCCGGATTAGGCAGTCGCAAAAAACTGGTGGATATTGCCGAAGATGACAGCACCAAATACCGTCGTGAGCCGGTGATGTTAGCTGGTTTGGTGACCAGCGTGCGCACCCAATATACTGACAATGGTAAACGCGCTTTTGTGCAGCTTGACGATAATACCGCTTATTATGAGGTGATGATTTTTACTGACACATTTACCCAATATGGACATTTACTGGAAAAAGAAGCCTGTATTGTATTGGAAGGCTCGCTCGATACCGATCAACGCACCGGTAAGACACGTTTGAGGGTGGAAAAAGTCCATGATATGCGTTCGATACGCGAGAATTTCTTACGCAAACTGGTGTTGCGGCTAGAGGAGCAACAGATACAACAAGGAATTTTACCGGTGTTGCGGCAATATTTGAAACCTGCTGAGGTTGCTGGCACGTTCCCAATTGCGGTTGAATACCGCAATACCCAAGCACAAGCGGAAATGCGCTTGGCAGGGCAGTGGACAGTGCCGCTAGATGATACAGGGTTGCATGATCTGCGGCAGGTATTGGGTAGAGAAAACGTGAGTTTAGTGTTTTAA
- a CDS encoding polysaccharide biosynthesis tyrosine autokinase, which produces MNTPNVLPKRQTTFSAEGGFVQVPTFHTGGTSLGDELHKLRIIAKRREKTLLSVYLGVFLFALFISEALQPNLVRNFILSFILGLCAGVIAAFIREGTDAVIKTSETLSKVLPLPLLGIAPAIRKKAGSYAFQSANHPDSHVAAAFRSLRNNFLVITHQKRPKIINITSTDASEGKSSTSINLATTFAQSGANVLLIDADLRRPTLHKHFGVDNIKGLGNYLAGLDELEGLIRPTFIPELHIISSGPITPHSVELLSSERMTQLINYAEQNDSRFDVIIIDSPPVMGMADALLISNRVHATLLVVACNQTRRRPLHAAFERLKQARTNMVGVILTKAR; this is translated from the coding sequence ATGAACACGCCAAACGTATTGCCCAAACGGCAGACTACATTCTCAGCAGAAGGGGGATTTGTGCAAGTACCGACATTTCATACCGGAGGTACTTCGTTAGGGGACGAGCTACACAAATTACGTATTATTGCTAAACGCCGCGAAAAAACATTATTGAGCGTTTATCTTGGCGTATTCCTCTTTGCGCTTTTCATCAGCGAAGCCTTACAGCCTAATCTAGTCCGCAATTTTATTCTAAGTTTTATTTTAGGTTTGTGTGCTGGCGTCATTGCCGCCTTTATCCGCGAAGGAACGGATGCCGTTATCAAAACATCTGAAACACTCTCAAAGGTGCTACCGCTTCCCTTGCTAGGCATTGCACCCGCCATCCGTAAAAAAGCGGGGAGTTATGCTTTTCAAAGCGCCAACCACCCCGATTCTCATGTGGCCGCAGCATTTCGTTCTCTACGCAACAACTTTTTAGTCATCACTCACCAGAAACGCCCTAAAATTATTAATATCACCAGTACTGATGCCAGCGAAGGCAAAAGCAGCACCAGTATTAATCTAGCCACAACGTTTGCCCAATCAGGCGCAAATGTCTTATTGATTGATGCTGACCTACGCCGTCCTACCTTACACAAACATTTCGGCGTGGATAATATCAAAGGATTAGGTAATTATTTGGCAGGTCTGGATGAACTGGAAGGCTTGATTCGTCCCACCTTTATTCCTGAATTGCATATTATTTCTTCTGGCCCTATTACCCCGCACTCAGTTGAACTGCTATCCAGTGAGCGCATGACACAACTGATTAATTATGCGGAACAAAACGACTCCCGCTTTGACGTGATCATTATTGACTCGCCCCCCGTGATGGGAATGGCGGATGCATTACTTATCAGCAATCGCGTCCATGCAACGTTGTTGGTCGTGGCGTGCAATCAAACCCGCCGCCGCCCATTACATGCGGCATTTGAACGCCTGAAGCAGGCACGAACCAATATGGTCGGCGTCATACTGACCAAAGCACGTTAG
- the carA gene encoding glutamine-hydrolyzing carbamoyl-phosphate synthase small subunit produces the protein MNKQALLVLEDGSVFHGRSIGCDGQTTGEVVFNTALTGYQEILTDPSYSRQIVTLTYPHIGNVGVNQEDCESTQVHAAGLIVRDVPAVYSSWRAEESLPDYLARNNVVAIADIDTRRLTRILREKGAQRGCVMAGENLSVDIALDAARSFPGLKGMDLAKEVTVKSSYVWTEGSWQLNPATPRPSTATTAEFNIVAYDYGIKTNILRMLVDRGCHVTVVPAQTPAADVLAMKPDGVFLSNGPGDPEPCDYAIAAIREVLEQKVPTFGICLGHQLLGLASGAKTVKMKFGHHGANHPVQDLDSKRVMISSQNHGFAVDETTLPANVRATHRSLFDGTLQGIERTDCPALSFQGHPEASPGPHDVAPVFDRFIEMMRAAHA, from the coding sequence TTGAACAAGCAAGCACTGCTGGTGCTGGAAGACGGGAGTGTTTTCCACGGGCGTTCCATCGGCTGTGATGGCCAAACCACGGGTGAAGTGGTCTTTAATACCGCACTGACAGGCTATCAGGAAATCCTGACTGACCCGTCGTATTCACGCCAAATCGTTACCTTGACTTACCCGCATATTGGTAACGTCGGTGTCAATCAGGAAGATTGCGAATCCACCCAAGTCCACGCGGCTGGCTTGATCGTGCGCGATGTGCCTGCGGTTTACAGTAGCTGGCGTGCGGAAGAATCCCTGCCAGACTATTTAGCCCGCAATAACGTTGTCGCGATTGCCGACATCGACACGCGCCGTTTAACGCGCATTTTGCGTGAAAAAGGCGCACAACGCGGCTGCGTCATGGCGGGTGAAAACCTTTCGGTGGACATTGCACTGGACGCAGCACGTTCCTTCCCCGGCTTAAAAGGCATGGATTTGGCGAAAGAAGTCACCGTCAAGTCCAGCTATGTGTGGACAGAAGGCAGTTGGCAATTAAACCCCGCCACCCCACGCCCTTCCACCGCGACAACGGCTGAATTCAACATCGTCGCTTACGATTACGGCATCAAAACCAATATCCTGCGCATGTTGGTGGATCGTGGTTGCCACGTTACTGTCGTGCCTGCGCAAACCCCAGCGGCAGATGTACTGGCGATGAAACCAGACGGCGTATTCCTCTCCAACGGCCCCGGCGACCCAGAACCGTGCGATTACGCAATTGCTGCCATCCGTGAAGTACTGGAGCAAAAAGTCCCAACGTTTGGCATCTGCCTTGGTCATCAATTGCTCGGCCTTGCCAGTGGTGCGAAAACCGTCAAAATGAAATTCGGGCATCATGGCGCGAACCATCCGGTGCAAGATTTGGACAGCAAGCGCGTCATGATCAGCAGCCAAAACCACGGTTTCGCGGTGGATGAAACCACGCTGCCAGCCAACGTGCGTGCCACGCACCGCTCACTGTTTGATGGCACTTTGCAAGGCATCGAACGTACCGACTGCCCCGCACTGAGTTTCCAAGGACACCCCGAAGCCAGCCCCGGCCCACACGACGTAGCCCCTGTATTCGACCGTTTCATTGAGATGATGAGAGCTGCACATGCCTAA